From Erigeron canadensis isolate Cc75 chromosome 8, C_canadensis_v1, whole genome shotgun sequence, one genomic window encodes:
- the LOC122609875 gene encoding short-chain dehydrogenase ptmH-like produces MSDRKVVLVTGCAKGGIGFEYCKAFAEQNCNVIASDIPQRMDDMSELQENQIETLEIDVLSDISVSSAVKAIISKHGRIDVLINNAGIGSTGPLAELPLDEIRKAYEINTLGQLRMVQQVVPSMATRKSGVIVNIGSVVGKAPTPWAGSYCTSKAAVHAISNTLRVELKPFGINVVLVVPGAIRSNLGANNIEKLSNYKWELYKDFGKEIAERARASQVGKSTDAALLARHVAKKVLSPKPPKQIVFGHMTTLFSFLSVSPLWVRDLFFTKRFNLDKKL; encoded by the coding sequence ATGAGTGACCGAAAAGTTGTTTTGGTAACGGGGTGTGCTAAAGGCGGTATTGGCTTTGAATATTGCAAAGCGTTTGCGGAACAAAATTGTAATGTTATCGCTTCAGACATTCCTCAACGGATGGATGATATGTCCGAACTACAAGAAAACCAAATCGAGACGTTAGAGATTGATGTTTTATCGGATATAAGTGTTTCATCTGCCGTGAAGGCTATAATTTCCAAACATGGCCGAATAGACGTGTTGATTAATAATGCAGGGATAGGTAGCACGGGCCCTTTAGCCGAGCTCCCGTTAGATGAGATTAGAAAGGCTTATGAAATCAACACTTTAGGACAACTTAGGATGGTGCAACAAGTCGTGCCGTCTATGGCTACCCGAAAAAGCGGAGTCATAGTCAATATTGGGAGTGTGGTGGGCAAAGCTCCCACACCGTGGGCTGGGTCGTATTGTACTAGTAAAGCAGCGGTTCACGCTATCTCGAATACTCTCCGAGTAGAACTAAAACCGTTTGGAATTAATGTAGTATTGGTTGTTCCCGGGGCTATAAGATCAAATTTAGGGGCCAATAACATTGAGAAGTTGTCAAATTATAAATGGGAACTTTATAAGGACTTCGGCAAAGAAATAGCCGAACGAGCCCGAGCTTCTCAAGTTGGAAAATCGACTGATGCGGCTTTGTTAGCACGACACGTTGCCAAGAAGGTTTTGAGCCCGAAACCACCAAAGCAAATAGTGTTTGGTCATATGACTACTCTATTCTCCTTCCTTTCGGTCTCTCCACTTTGGGTTAGAGATCTTTTCTTCACAAAAAGGTTCAACCTAGACAAGAAATTGTGA